The proteins below are encoded in one region of Thermus albus:
- the soj gene encoding chromosome-partitioning ATPase Soj translates to MLGSKVLRRIALVNQKGGVGKTTTAINLAAYLARMGKRVLLVDLDPQMNATSGLGLRPDRGVYQVLQGEPLEALVQPVDGFFLLPATPELVGATVELLERPMALGEALRDEGYDITLLDVPPSLSALTLSALAAAHGVVVPVQAEYYALEGVAGLLATLDEVRTRLNPRLRLLGILITMYDGRTLLSQQVEAQLRAHFGEKVFWTVVPRNVRLAEAPSFGRTIAQHAPTSPGAHAYRRLAEEVIARVQEG, encoded by the coding sequence ATGCTAGGGTCCAAGGTGTTGCGGCGGATCGCCCTGGTGAACCAGAAAGGGGGGGTGGGTAAGACCACCACCGCCATCAACCTGGCCGCGTACCTGGCCCGGATGGGGAAGAGGGTGCTCTTGGTGGACCTGGATCCCCAGATGAACGCCACCAGCGGCCTGGGGCTCCGGCCTGACCGCGGGGTGTACCAGGTCTTGCAGGGGGAGCCTTTGGAAGCCTTGGTGCAGCCCGTGGATGGCTTCTTTCTCTTGCCGGCCACCCCGGAGCTGGTGGGGGCCACGGTGGAGCTCCTGGAAAGGCCCATGGCCCTGGGGGAGGCCTTACGGGACGAAGGGTACGATATCACCCTTTTGGACGTGCCTCCTAGCCTCTCCGCCCTCACCCTAAGTGCCCTTGCGGCAGCCCATGGGGTGGTGGTCCCGGTGCAGGCGGAGTATTACGCCCTGGAAGGGGTGGCGGGGCTGCTCGCCACCCTGGATGAGGTGCGCACCCGGCTGAATCCCCGCCTCCGCCTACTGGGCATCCTCATCACCATGTACGACGGCCGTACCCTCTTGTCCCAGCAGGTGGAGGCCCAGCTTAGGGCCCACTTCGGGGAGAAGGTGTTCTGGACGGTGGTACCCCGGAACGTGCGCCTGGCGGAAGCCCCCAGCTTCGGCAGGACCATCGCCCAGCATGCGCCCACCTCCCCGGGGGCCCACGCCTACCGCCGCCTGGCCGAGGAGGTGATCGCCCGTGTCCAAGAAGGCTAG
- a CDS encoding ParB/RepB/Spo0J family partition protein produces MSKKASGLGRGLEALLPKGTGSVVRLPLSAIRPNPHQPRRRFSQEGLEELAASIREKGLLQPLLVRPKGEGYELVAGERRYRAAEMAGLGEVPVVIRDLTDQEALELALVENLQREDLTPLEEARGYQALLGLGLTQEEVAKRVGKARSTVANALRLLQLPQEVLEALDQGLISAGHARALLMLEPEDRLWGLKEILDKGLSVRQAEALRERLLRERERKAQEPSPLSLELSRHLGLPVKVVGGRKGKVVIHYRSLEELEALLERLGYQA; encoded by the coding sequence GTGTCCAAGAAGGCTAGCGGCTTAGGGAGGGGCCTCGAGGCCCTCCTGCCCAAGGGAACAGGAAGCGTGGTGCGCCTTCCCCTTTCCGCCATCCGACCGAATCCCCACCAGCCGAGAAGAAGGTTCTCCCAGGAGGGACTGGAGGAACTGGCCGCTTCCATCCGGGAGAAGGGCCTGCTCCAGCCTCTCTTGGTGCGCCCTAAGGGCGAGGGTTACGAACTGGTGGCAGGGGAAAGGCGGTACCGGGCCGCAGAGATGGCAGGCCTGGGCGAGGTCCCCGTGGTTATCCGCGACCTCACGGACCAGGAGGCCTTGGAGCTGGCCCTGGTGGAGAACCTCCAGCGGGAGGACCTCACCCCCCTGGAGGAGGCCCGGGGCTACCAGGCCCTGCTAGGTTTGGGCCTGACCCAGGAGGAGGTGGCCAAGCGGGTGGGTAAGGCCCGTTCCACGGTGGCCAACGCCCTAAGGCTGCTCCAGCTTCCCCAGGAGGTGCTGGAGGCCCTAGACCAAGGGCTCATCAGCGCCGGCCACGCCCGGGCCCTTTTAATGCTGGAGCCTGAGGACCGCCTTTGGGGCCTAAAGGAGATCCTGGATAAGGGACTTTCCGTGCGCCAGGCCGAGGCCTTGCGGGAGCGTCTGCTGCGCGAACGGGAGCGCAAAGCCCAGGAACCGTCCCCCCTTTCCCTGGAGCTTTCCCGGCACCTGGGCCTGCCGGTGAAGGTGGTGGGGGGAAGGAAGGGGAAGGTGGTCATCCACTACCGTTCCCTGGAGGAGCTGGAGGCCCTCCTGGAGCGCCTGGGCTACCAGGCGTAG
- a CDS encoding DNA internalization-related competence protein ComEC/Rec2, whose amino-acid sequence MSPWTSPGVGLGLGGLLGAWGLLFPWAFLGALGLLPFLRLPLVLGMALVVLRGLLFPIPEPSYGSRLEGSFRVQGGLTTWEGHRLWVRHFPPLGDGIYHLRGYLAPPEAKRNPGGFDQRTWLLARGARGVFHVERAKPLAPLPDARIPFRARLAQGLSPLAKEVMEGLTLGEKGGLEEAYIWFQRAGLAHLLALSGLHVGFLVGSMVLLLTPLGRSRYLLALLALPIYLWLAGPTPSLVRASLMAGFSLLGLFLGMGAAGVLQAMGLALFLQLLWLPQSLLGLSLQLSYLAVLGIALALPPLRLPPTFRGYLLGTLLASLGAQALLAPLLLHRFGFLPLLSPLSNLLALPLVALLVPLGVLKLLLGGLLAPLVEPLAQALVLLARWAGQGPLLWWGEVSPRGFALYYLGLLPIFLALYRLLLWRQALLLTSLPILLSLLSAWPKPLDLWALDVGQGDALLARMGGAEVLVDGGRPEQGEKVVRALRALGVGALEVLVATHPDADHYGGLLRVAEEIPIGLALLSPAFSEDHPLVQSLKAKGVPIRYPGAGSRLRVGRGGLEVLWPPQQQATDDLSGLVLLLDFAGPKALLLADVPREVERKLASPKAEVVKVSHHGSRTATDEDLLERIQPQVALIGVGRNPHGHPHPEVLKRLAQRGITIYRTDQHGAVRVLFGYAW is encoded by the coding sequence ATGTCCCCTTGGACCTCCCCCGGGGTGGGCCTAGGACTTGGGGGGCTTTTAGGAGCCTGGGGCCTACTCTTCCCCTGGGCCTTCCTGGGCGCGTTGGGGCTTCTGCCCTTCCTCCGCCTCCCCTTGGTCTTAGGAATGGCCCTGGTGGTTCTGAGAGGCCTCCTTTTCCCCATCCCCGAACCTTCCTACGGCTCACGCCTGGAAGGAAGCTTCCGGGTACAGGGTGGGCTCACCACCTGGGAGGGACACCGGCTTTGGGTGCGGCACTTCCCGCCCCTGGGGGACGGCATCTACCACCTAAGGGGCTACCTGGCCCCTCCGGAGGCCAAGCGGAACCCCGGCGGGTTTGACCAAAGGACCTGGCTCCTTGCCCGGGGGGCGAGGGGGGTGTTTCACGTGGAACGGGCCAAGCCCCTGGCTCCCCTTCCCGATGCCCGCATCCCCTTCCGGGCCCGCTTGGCCCAGGGCCTAAGCCCCCTGGCCAAGGAGGTGATGGAGGGGCTCACCCTAGGGGAGAAGGGGGGACTGGAGGAAGCCTATATTTGGTTTCAAAGGGCGGGCCTCGCCCATCTCCTGGCCCTTTCCGGCCTCCACGTGGGCTTCCTGGTGGGTAGCATGGTTCTCCTCCTCACCCCCTTGGGCCGGTCGCGGTACCTCCTGGCCCTCCTGGCGCTACCCATCTATCTGTGGCTGGCTGGACCCACCCCCTCTCTGGTGCGGGCCAGCCTGATGGCTGGGTTCTCCCTCTTGGGCCTCTTCCTGGGCATGGGAGCGGCCGGGGTGCTCCAGGCCATGGGCCTGGCCCTCTTCCTCCAGCTCCTCTGGCTTCCCCAAAGCCTCCTGGGCCTTTCCCTCCAGCTTTCCTATCTGGCGGTGCTGGGCATCGCCCTGGCCCTGCCACCCCTTCGCCTTCCCCCAACGTTCAGGGGCTACCTCTTGGGCACCCTCCTGGCCAGCCTGGGGGCCCAGGCCCTTTTGGCCCCCCTACTCCTTCACCGCTTTGGCTTCCTTCCCCTCCTCTCCCCCCTCAGCAACCTCCTGGCCCTGCCCCTGGTGGCCCTCCTGGTGCCCCTAGGCGTCCTTAAGCTCCTCCTGGGTGGGCTCCTGGCCCCCCTGGTGGAACCCTTGGCCCAGGCCCTCGTCCTTCTCGCCCGCTGGGCCGGCCAAGGCCCCCTGCTTTGGTGGGGGGAGGTCTCCCCCAGAGGTTTCGCCCTCTACTACCTAGGGCTTCTACCCATATTCCTAGCCCTTTACCGCCTCCTGTTGTGGCGGCAAGCCCTTCTTCTCACCAGCCTGCCCATCCTCCTGAGCCTCCTTTCCGCCTGGCCCAAGCCCTTAGACCTTTGGGCCCTGGACGTGGGCCAGGGGGATGCCCTGCTGGCCCGGATGGGCGGAGCCGAGGTTCTGGTGGACGGAGGACGCCCCGAACAGGGGGAGAAGGTGGTGCGGGCCCTGCGGGCCCTGGGGGTAGGGGCCCTCGAGGTCCTGGTGGCCACCCATCCCGATGCCGACCACTATGGGGGCCTCCTAAGGGTGGCGGAGGAGATACCCATCGGCCTTGCCCTCCTCTCCCCGGCCTTTTCGGAAGACCATCCCCTGGTCCAGTCCCTCAAGGCCAAAGGGGTGCCCATACGCTACCCAGGAGCAGGGAGCCGTTTACGGGTGGGAAGGGGTGGCCTCGAGGTCCTCTGGCCCCCCCAGCAGCAGGCCACCGACGACCTGAGCGGCCTGGTCCTCCTCCTGGACTTCGCCGGTCCCAAGGCCCTCCTCCTAGCGGACGTACCCCGGGAGGTGGAAAGGAAGCTCGCCTCACCCAAAGCAGAGGTGGTGAAGGTGAGCCACCACGGCTCCCGCACGGCCACAGACGAAGACCTCCTGGAGCGCATCCAGCCCCAGGTGGCCCTCATCGGCGTGGGCCGGAACCCTCACGGCCATCCCCACCCCGAGGTCCTAAAGCGCCTGGCCCAGCGCGGGATAACGATCTATCGCACCGACCAACACGGGGCGGTGCGGGTCCTCTTTGGCTACGCCTGGTAG
- a CDS encoding ComEA family DNA-binding protein has translation MVLGYLFAVALLGLVSLWPKLAPRPHPVQVETWVEVSFQPPAPEPVSLNQASLEELMELPGIGPVLAQRIVEGRPYTRVEDLLRVKGIGPTTLERLRPYVRP, from the coding sequence GTGGTCCTTGGCTACCTCTTCGCGGTAGCCCTCCTAGGCCTCGTCAGCCTCTGGCCCAAACTAGCCCCACGGCCCCACCCGGTTCAGGTGGAAACCTGGGTGGAGGTTTCCTTCCAACCTCCCGCCCCAGAACCCGTTAGCCTCAACCAGGCCAGCCTCGAGGAACTCATGGAACTCCCCGGCATCGGCCCCGTGCTGGCCCAGAGGATCGTGGAGGGCCGGCCTTACACCCGGGTGGAAGACCTCCTAAGGGTGAAGGGCATCGGTCCCACAACCCTGGAACGGCTTAGGCCTTATGTACGCCCCTGA
- a CDS encoding YcxB family protein, whose product MGKYEAAFSRLGEEALAKLEGPGGFLAVTEAHLVFVDEAGVKRLELARIRRVGRGEAGTLLVQAEEDSLALPVKAFPLEELKAFLEGLKPHVSRARKATSTPASSPRFPSTQEVPPPPSPPEPPKAHVWEEESPPKRDSVELAPEPGSPTSAPAPKTQGGRNPLALPLKLLSLLTLAYTVGFVALNPGADPWVLAGVLLGGLGLALTEWSLATSSR is encoded by the coding sequence ATGGGCAAGTATGAGGCGGCGTTTTCCCGCTTGGGCGAGGAAGCCCTGGCCAAGCTGGAAGGACCGGGTGGCTTTCTGGCCGTCACCGAAGCCCATTTGGTCTTCGTGGACGAGGCCGGTGTAAAGCGCCTGGAGCTGGCCAGGATCCGCCGGGTGGGCAGGGGTGAGGCGGGTACCCTCTTGGTGCAGGCCGAGGAGGACTCCTTGGCCCTACCGGTGAAGGCCTTCCCCTTAGAAGAGCTCAAGGCCTTCCTAGAGGGCTTAAAGCCCCATGTATCCCGGGCGCGTAAGGCCACCTCTACCCCAGCCAGCAGCCCACGGTTTCCCTCAACCCAGGAAGTGCCCCCCCCACCCTCCCCCCCTGAACCCCCCAAGGCGCACGTCTGGGAGGAAGAATCTCCCCCTAAGCGGGATTCCGTTGAGCTGGCCCCTGAGCCAGGGTCTCCCACGTCCGCCCCAGCTCCCAAGACCCAAGGGGGGCGAAACCCTTTGGCCCTTCCCCTCAAACTCCTATCCCTCCTCACCTTGGCCTACACCGTGGGCTTCGTGGCCCTCAACCCCGGGGCCGATCCTTGGGTGTTGGCCGGCGTCCTCCTGGGCGGGCTGGGCCTGGCCTTGACGGAGTGGTCCTTGGCTACCTCTTCGCGGTAG
- a CDS encoding glycerophosphodiester phosphodiesterase: protein MPLRLGHRGAPHLARENTLESFRKALEAGLDGFELDVHLTQDGVLVVHHDFTLGGIPLNGLSFRELPAYVPTLEEVLWAFPGVWINVELKSLPPETDGREEALARLLARHPSDRIWVSSFDPLALVRLKRLGVGPLGLLYEHEEAEALAPCLGVEWVHPEASLLTQDKVRELKARYRVLAWTVNRRQQAQELAAWGVDALVTDFPGVLV from the coding sequence GTGCCCCTGCGCTTAGGCCACCGCGGCGCCCCCCATCTGGCCCGGGAAAACACCCTGGAGTCCTTCCGGAAGGCCCTCGAGGCCGGACTGGATGGGTTTGAGCTGGACGTGCACCTGACCCAAGACGGGGTCTTGGTGGTGCACCACGACTTCACCCTGGGGGGAATCCCTTTAAATGGGCTTAGCTTTAGGGAGCTTCCGGCTTATGTGCCCACCCTCGAGGAGGTGCTCTGGGCCTTCCCCGGGGTCTGGATCAACGTGGAGCTAAAGAGCCTCCCTCCGGAAACCGACGGCCGGGAGGAGGCCTTGGCCCGGCTTCTGGCCCGCCATCCCTCAGATAGGATCTGGGTGAGCTCCTTTGATCCCTTGGCCCTGGTGCGGCTTAAGCGGCTTGGGGTTGGCCCCTTGGGCCTTCTTTATGAGCACGAGGAGGCGGAGGCCTTGGCCCCCTGCCTTGGGGTGGAATGGGTACACCCCGAGGCCTCTTTGCTCACCCAGGACAAGGTCAGGGAGCTAAAGGCCCGTTACCGGGTGCTGGCTTGGACGGTGAACCGCCGCCAGCAAGCTCAAGAGCTTGCCGCCTGGGGGGTGGATGCCCTGGTCACCGATTTTCCGGGGGTCCTCGTATAA
- a CDS encoding inorganic diphosphatase, translating to MANLKSLPVGKGAPEVVHMVIEVPRGSGNKYEYDPELGVVKLDRVLPGAQFYPGDYGFIPSTLAEDGDPLDGLVLSTYPLLPGVVVEVRVVGLLLMEDEKGGDAKVIGVVAEDQRLDHIQDIADVPEGVRQEIQHFFETYKVLEAKKGKWVKVTGWRDRQAALEEVRACIARYGGH from the coding sequence ATGGCGAACCTGAAGAGCCTTCCGGTGGGCAAAGGAGCCCCTGAGGTGGTGCACATGGTCATTGAGGTTCCCCGCGGTTCGGGAAACAAATACGAGTACGACCCCGAGCTGGGGGTGGTCAAGCTGGACCGGGTCCTGCCTGGAGCCCAGTTCTACCCCGGGGACTATGGCTTTATCCCTTCCACCTTGGCGGAGGACGGGGATCCCCTGGATGGCTTGGTGCTTTCCACCTATCCCCTCCTTCCCGGTGTGGTGGTGGAGGTGCGGGTGGTGGGCCTCCTCCTCATGGAGGACGAGAAGGGGGGGGACGCCAAGGTCATCGGGGTGGTGGCCGAGGACCAGCGCCTGGACCACATCCAGGACATCGCCGATGTGCCTGAGGGGGTTAGGCAGGAGATCCAGCACTTCTTTGAAACCTACAAGGTCCTCGAGGCCAAGAAGGGCAAATGGGTCAAGGTAACGGGTTGGCGGGATCGGCAGGCGGCTTTGGAGGAGGTCCGGGCCTGCATCGCCCGCTACGGGGGCCATTGA
- a CDS encoding TFIIB-type zinc ribbon-containing protein: MVCPACGETLELEGYKAGDLVDCEACGAVLRLLSDGTLELVEAPPEGEREALWGLSAYGEGEEAVLVFSDGTLEEEVRVLKAELLEALRRLEEGIGEEPPKEAEDEPNLEPDYVTAHVETDQGPMALRRILFPGSPDLLEFTLPSGSVYEFTFREVQELLKPVLL, from the coding sequence ATGGTCTGCCCGGCGTGCGGGGAAACCCTAGAGCTGGAGGGGTACAAGGCGGGGGACCTCGTGGACTGCGAGGCCTGCGGGGCGGTCTTGCGCCTGCTTTCCGACGGCACCTTGGAACTGGTGGAGGCCCCCCCCGAGGGGGAAAGGGAGGCCTTGTGGGGGCTTTCCGCCTACGGGGAAGGGGAGGAGGCGGTTCTGGTCTTTTCCGACGGCACCCTGGAGGAGGAGGTGCGCGTTTTGAAGGCCGAGCTTCTGGAGGCCCTTCGCCGGCTGGAGGAGGGCATAGGGGAGGAGCCCCCCAAGGAAGCGGAGGACGAGCCCAACCTGGAGCCCGACTACGTGACGGCCCATGTGGAAACCGACCAGGGCCCCATGGCCCTGCGCCGCATCCTTTTCCCGGGAAGCCCGGACCTTCTGGAGTTCACCCTGCCCTCGGGCTCGGTGTACGAGTTCACCTTCCGGGAGGTTCAGGAGCTTTTGAAGCCCGTTCTCCTTTAA
- the rsmI gene encoding 16S rRNA (cytidine(1402)-2'-O)-methyltransferase: protein MRLVLVPTPIGNLEDITLRALRVLKEVEVVACEDTRRTGILLRHYGLATPTLRLDQHTVGKAKELLSPYAYVAYATDAGTPGISDPGAELVRLALEWGWRVEALPGPTALIPALVASGLPTHRFTFEGFLPKGGRERKERLQALAREGRTAVLYESPHRLHKTLEDLAEVYGPEHPVAVAREISKVHEEVFRGTLGEARRHFRNPRGEFVLVLGPKATQPVGAQRVLEELKAQGLAGKGLFRALLARGVPRNEAYRLALEKAKESWEEEE, encoded by the coding sequence GTGCGCCTGGTCCTGGTCCCCACCCCCATCGGGAACCTAGAGGACATCACCCTAAGGGCCCTAAGGGTCCTGAAGGAGGTGGAGGTGGTGGCCTGCGAGGATACCCGGCGCACCGGGATTCTCCTCCGCCACTATGGCCTCGCTACCCCTACCCTGCGCTTGGACCAGCACACGGTGGGAAAGGCCAAGGAACTCCTTTCCCCCTACGCCTACGTGGCCTACGCCACCGACGCCGGTACCCCAGGCATCTCCGATCCCGGGGCCGAGCTAGTGCGGTTGGCGCTAGAATGGGGCTGGCGGGTGGAAGCGCTTCCGGGCCCCACGGCCCTCATCCCCGCCCTGGTGGCCTCGGGTCTACCCACCCATCGCTTCACCTTTGAAGGCTTTCTGCCAAAAGGTGGCAGGGAACGCAAGGAACGCCTCCAGGCCTTAGCCCGGGAAGGGAGGACCGCGGTGCTTTACGAAAGCCCCCATCGCCTGCACAAGACCCTGGAGGACCTGGCCGAGGTCTATGGTCCGGAGCATCCCGTGGCCGTGGCTCGGGAGATCAGTAAGGTGCACGAGGAGGTCTTCCGAGGGACCTTGGGGGAGGCTCGGAGGCATTTTCGGAACCCCCGGGGCGAGTTCGTTCTGGTGCTGGGGCCTAAGGCAACGCAGCCTGTGGGGGCCCAGCGGGTCTTGGAGGAGCTGAAAGCCCAAGGCCTTGCGGGCAAGGGGCTTTTCCGGGCTCTCCTGGCGAGGGGGGTTCCCAGGAACGAGGCCTATCGCCTGGCCCTGGAAAAGGCGAAGGAATCTTGGGAGGAGGAGGAATGA
- the pfkA gene encoding 6-phosphofructokinase, with protein sequence MKRIGVFTSGGDAPGMNAAIRAVVRQAYALGIEVIGIRRGYAGMILGEMVPLGVRDVANILQRGGTLLLTARSQEFLTEEGRAKAAEKLKTAGIEGLVAIGGDGTFRGAMRLLEEHRVPVVGVPGTIDNDLYGTDYTIGFDTAVNTALEAIDRIRDTAASHERVFFIEVMGRDSGFIALDVGLAGGAEVIAVPEEPVDPRAIAEGLLESLRRGKSSSIVVVAEGAYPGGAAGLLAAIKEHVPVEARVTVLGHIQRGGSPTAKDRILASRLGAAAVGALASGTSGVMVGEVEGEVELTPLKEAVERKKDINRALLALSRVLAL encoded by the coding sequence ATGAAACGCATAGGGGTGTTTACTTCCGGGGGCGATGCCCCGGGAATGAATGCGGCCATAAGGGCCGTGGTGCGACAGGCCTATGCCTTGGGTATTGAGGTGATCGGCATCCGCCGCGGGTATGCGGGCATGATCCTGGGGGAGATGGTGCCCTTGGGGGTGCGGGATGTGGCCAACATCCTCCAGCGGGGGGGGACCCTCCTCCTCACCGCAAGAAGCCAGGAGTTTCTGACCGAGGAGGGGAGGGCCAAGGCGGCGGAGAAGCTTAAGACGGCGGGGATCGAGGGCCTGGTGGCCATCGGGGGGGATGGGACCTTTCGCGGGGCCATGCGCCTTTTGGAGGAGCACAGGGTTCCCGTGGTGGGGGTTCCGGGTACCATTGACAACGACCTCTACGGCACCGATTACACCATCGGCTTTGACACCGCGGTGAACACGGCCCTCGAGGCCATAGACCGCATCCGGGACACCGCCGCCAGCCACGAGCGGGTCTTCTTCATTGAGGTGATGGGGCGAGATTCAGGCTTTATTGCCTTGGACGTGGGCCTCGCGGGAGGGGCTGAGGTAATTGCCGTCCCTGAGGAACCCGTAGACCCCAGGGCCATCGCCGAAGGGCTCCTAGAGTCCTTGCGCCGAGGAAAATCCAGCTCCATTGTGGTGGTGGCGGAGGGAGCCTACCCAGGAGGGGCAGCCGGCCTCCTTGCCGCCATAAAGGAGCACGTGCCGGTGGAGGCCCGGGTCACGGTCCTGGGCCATATCCAGCGGGGAGGGAGCCCCACGGCCAAGGACCGCATCCTGGCTAGCCGTTTGGGGGCGGCGGCGGTGGGGGCCCTGGCCAGCGGGACCAGCGGGGTCATGGTGGGGGAGGTGGAGGGGGAGGTGGAGCTCACCCCCCTCAAGGAGGCGGTGGAGCGGAAAAAGGACATCAACCGCGCCCTTTTGGCCTTATCCCGGGTCCTGGCCCTTTAA
- the pheT gene encoding phenylalanine--tRNA ligase subunit beta, with protein sequence MRVPFSWLKTYVPELESPEVLEERLAGLGFETERIEKAFQIPSGVVFARVLEAHPIPGTGLKRLVLDAGKVVEVVSGAGNARPGVGVALALPGTEVNGLRIGERTIQGVVSHGMALSPKELGVGEYGGGLLELPGDALPPGTPLAEAWPEEVVLEIEVTPNRPDALGILGLAYDLHALGYGLVLPEVRLETEKVPLPFGLRVEDLEGAPHFTLSYAFGLRVGPSPIWLQRILFACGMRPISNVVDITNHVMLEMAQPMHAFDLRYIGEGILVRRARPGERLTTLDGVERELHPEDLVIAGYRGTESFPLGLAGVMGGAESEVREDTEAIALEVAQFDPVSIRKTARRQALRTEASYRFERGVDPMGQVPAARRALSLLQALAGARVAESILEEGTPREPKPIPFRPQYANRLLGTQYPEEVQLSILRRLGCRVEGEGPYRVTPPSRRLDLKLEEDLVEEVARIQGYESIPLDLPAFFPAPDNRGVERPYQRERRLRELLSGLGFQEVYTYSFMDPEEAPLFRLPPPPWRLKNPLSPEKAALRTHLFPGLLRLLQENLALDRPPKALLFEVGKVFGKEGAWVREETHLAGLLFGNGLGLPHGERLSGYPLLKGLLEALLDRLGLDLRVEAHPYPFLHPGVSGKVRVAGEEKGFLGQVHPEILAALELPPVFLFELVLPLPEKPFRFQDPSRYPLALRDLAVVVPEATPYGEVEALLRQAAGPYLESLQLFDLYQGPPLREGEKSLAFHLRFRHPERTLKDEEVEEAMVRLLAALRTRGWDIRG encoded by the coding sequence ATGAGGGTGCCCTTCTCCTGGCTTAAAACCTACGTGCCCGAGCTGGAAAGCCCAGAGGTATTGGAGGAGCGGCTGGCCGGCTTAGGCTTTGAAACGGAGCGCATAGAAAAGGCTTTCCAGATACCCAGCGGTGTGGTCTTTGCCCGGGTCCTCGAGGCCCACCCCATCCCCGGCACCGGCCTCAAGCGCCTGGTTTTAGATGCGGGCAAGGTGGTGGAGGTGGTCTCGGGAGCGGGAAACGCGCGCCCTGGAGTCGGGGTGGCCCTAGCCCTTCCCGGCACGGAGGTGAACGGGCTTAGGATCGGGGAAAGGACCATCCAGGGGGTGGTCTCCCACGGCATGGCCCTCTCCCCCAAGGAACTGGGGGTGGGGGAGTATGGGGGGGGGCTTTTGGAGCTCCCCGGGGATGCCCTCCCCCCCGGCACCCCCTTGGCCGAGGCCTGGCCGGAGGAGGTGGTGTTGGAAATAGAGGTCACCCCCAACCGGCCGGACGCCTTGGGGATTCTGGGCTTGGCCTACGACCTCCACGCCTTGGGCTATGGCCTGGTCCTGCCCGAGGTGCGGCTGGAAACGGAAAAGGTGCCCTTGCCCTTTGGCCTAAGGGTGGAGGACCTGGAAGGCGCCCCCCATTTCACCCTTTCCTACGCCTTCGGCCTCCGGGTGGGGCCAAGCCCCATCTGGCTCCAGCGGATCCTTTTCGCCTGCGGCATGCGGCCCATCAGCAACGTGGTGGACATCACCAACCACGTGATGCTGGAAATGGCCCAGCCCATGCACGCCTTTGACCTTCGGTATATCGGGGAGGGGATCCTGGTGCGCAGGGCCCGGCCCGGGGAAAGGCTCACCACCCTGGACGGGGTGGAGCGGGAACTCCACCCCGAGGACCTGGTCATTGCCGGGTACAGGGGTACGGAAAGCTTCCCCCTCGGCCTCGCCGGGGTCATGGGCGGGGCCGAAAGCGAGGTGCGGGAGGACACGGAGGCCATCGCCCTCGAGGTGGCCCAGTTTGACCCCGTTTCCATCCGCAAGACCGCCCGGCGGCAGGCCCTGCGCACCGAGGCCAGCTACCGTTTTGAGCGAGGGGTGGACCCCATGGGCCAGGTGCCCGCAGCCAGGAGGGCCCTAAGCCTCCTCCAGGCCCTGGCGGGGGCCCGGGTGGCGGAGAGCATCCTGGAGGAGGGAACTCCCAGAGAACCCAAGCCCATCCCCTTCCGCCCCCAGTACGCCAACCGGCTCCTCGGCACCCAGTACCCGGAGGAGGTGCAGCTTTCCATCCTAAGGCGCCTGGGCTGCCGGGTGGAAGGGGAAGGTCCTTACCGGGTCACACCCCCTAGCCGCCGCCTGGACCTAAAGCTAGAAGAGGACCTGGTGGAGGAGGTCGCCCGCATCCAGGGCTACGAGAGCATCCCCCTGGACCTTCCCGCCTTCTTCCCCGCCCCCGATAACCGGGGGGTGGAAAGGCCCTACCAAAGGGAACGCCGCCTGCGGGAACTCCTTTCGGGCCTGGGCTTCCAGGAGGTCTACACCTATAGCTTCATGGACCCCGAGGAGGCCCCCCTGTTCCGCCTGCCCCCACCCCCCTGGCGCCTCAAAAACCCCTTGAGCCCGGAGAAGGCCGCCCTGAGGACCCACCTCTTCCCCGGCCTCCTCCGGCTCCTCCAGGAAAACCTGGCCCTGGATCGCCCGCCAAAGGCCCTTCTCTTTGAGGTGGGCAAGGTTTTTGGGAAGGAGGGAGCGTGGGTGAGGGAGGAAACCCACCTGGCAGGCCTCCTCTTCGGAAATGGCCTTGGTCTTCCCCATGGGGAGAGGCTTTCAGGGTACCCCCTCCTCAAGGGGCTTCTGGAGGCCTTGTTGGACCGGCTGGGCCTGGACCTGCGGGTGGAGGCCCATCCCTACCCCTTCCTCCATCCCGGGGTTTCGGGGAAGGTGCGGGTGGCCGGGGAGGAAAAAGGGTTCCTGGGCCAGGTACATCCGGAGATCCTCGCGGCCCTGGAGCTTCCCCCGGTCTTCCTCTTTGAGCTGGTCCTTCCCCTCCCCGAGAAGCCCTTCCGCTTCCAGGACCCCTCCCGCTACCCCCTGGCCCTCAGGGACCTGGCGGTGGTGGTCCCCGAGGCCACGCCCTACGGGGAGGTGGAGGCCCTTCTTCGCCAAGCGGCAGGACCCTACCTGGAAAGCCTTCAACTGTTTGACCTTTACCAGGGCCCACCCCTCAGGGAGGGGGAGAAGAGCCTGGCCTTCCACCTGCGCTTCCGCCACCCCGAGCGCACCCTGAAGGACGAGGAGGTGGAGGAGGCCATGGTCCGTCTCCTGGCCGCCTTAAGGACCCGGGGCTGGGACATCCGGGGCTAG